TAACCTTGCCAATACCCTTTCTCAAATGATTGGCGCACTCGCTGCTTCCGCAATCGTTTCAACTATGGGCTATCAAAAGATTTTCTTAGTCGCCATTATTCTTGAACTAATCGGCGCAGCTCTCATTGCAATGATTCGTTCCGTTAAATAACCAAAAAAACCCTGATATTGGCTAAAGCTAATATCAGGGTTTTTTAGATACTTCAACTATGACGATATTGTTCTTTGTAAATGATCAGCATTAATCCACCAAAACTAATCACACTGATTAAATATCCAATCTTCTGTAAGCGAGTTGTCTGGTAAAAGACGGTCACCTTTCCTTTGCCCTTTAAGGTAATTTGCGTTAAACCGTTTTGCGGGTTCATTTGCATCGGTCTCAGTCGCTTCTCATGATTAATGTTAGCAACATAGCCTTTGTAATAAATAAACGGTACCTCGACCACCGCTTTTTGATGCTTAAGTGTCGTAAATTCGAATTGATACTGCCCCCATGTATGTCGCACGTTAGTGATTTTGACTTTATCAGGTTGGTACTGAACCACTTGTTTTTTATGCTTCAGAATCTTTTGATAATCAGTCTGTGCGGGTAGATACTCATGTCCCGCACCAATATAGTACGGGTTAGGTTGATTGTATTGCGCATTCGTTCTAAAACGCCAACTTTGATTTTGAATACTATTTGTCGCGTAAATAACATTGCCGACGCCCAACATCAGAATAATGGCGTAAAAATAGTACTTGTTATTTAACAACTGCAAATCATCTTTAGCAATCAAGTAACTGACAATCGCTGTGATGATTGCAAAAAAACGCCACGGAAATTGGATTGTATTAATAATCGTATGGTCGAATAATTGCCAAGGCATCAACGGCGTGACCATTATGAACAAACCGAGTGCGATCGCAATCAAATCACGGTCATTTTTGGACCGCCAAAATAGGTAACACGCTAATCCCAATCCTAGTAAAATCGTGATCCCCACATTAACTGTATTCGCATGGAAAACGGCGTTGATTAACGAATTACGGACCACTTCTTTAAAAGCTAGCGTACGATCTGATAAAAAGGCTAGCGGTTGGGAAGAAACTTGAAACGTTGTGGTCGCCATTTGTTCACCCACCGCTAAGAAATACTGCGCTAATAAACCCAATGATAACCCACCAGCTGCGATTAAATACTTAAAACTGCCATTTTTATAAAGCGTCTTAAGGTTCAACAACGTGTAGATCACGATGAAAATCCCCGTCATTTCCACAGAAATCATATGGCTATAACCAATCGCAACCATCCCTACAGCTAGCAAGTACCAATACTGGTGCTTACCAGCCTTCAATCTGGTCATCATTACAATGACTAACGGGAAAAAGGTCAAGGCAATGACTTCCCCGATTGCCTGCCGGTTAACTAAATCAGCAAAGCGATAGATACTAAGGCCATATAACAAAGCAAATATGACGGCCTTCTTCCTTGTAAACCCCGCTAATTTCCCAGAGCCATAAGTCACCAAAAAAGTACTTAAATTAATAAAAATTGCGAAGATCACGAAACTTTCTTTAATCGACAAGCCCATCACTCTTAAAATTGCTGGTAGATAAAGAAAGGCATCTGGGTAAAAAAGACTTGCGGCATAGCCCATCCCGCCAATAAAAAAGTAACTTATTTTAGGGAAAAAGTCGCCATGTTTAATTGAGAGTGCTAAATTTTCCACTCTATTCATGTGAAAATGATAATCGGCTCCAGATAAAATTTTATTAGGTTGTAAATAAACAATAGCGACCATTGCAATACTAACAATTAGAAAAAATAATAGCGTTACAGCTACCACATGTTGACGATAAAAATGCTTTAATCTTGTCATTATCTGCACCTCGTAAAGTCTTCGAAGTATCGACTACCATCTATTCCTGAATGGATGAATCTGATGGTGGATACTCGTTATAGATTAACTTTACCGAATTGCACTTGAAAATGTACAGTAATTTGTTTTGCGATTAATAAGATAAAAATTAATATTTTAAATATAACTAGACACTAATGCTTTTAACGATATACAAAAACGAGCTAATAATTAATTAACCCGTTTTTGTATATGTGGTTTATAAATGAATATAATAATAATTAACTAAAAGCGTTTAAATAATCCGTACTGATATCAAACTGGCGAGTACGACCTAATTCTGGAAAATATAAGTCACTAGCCCATTGCCAAGAAGCATTGCCAGTGTGTAATAATTGGTCATTAGAAGGGTTCAGGGGCCATTCAGCGACCCAGCAGGTCTTTGCGCCTAATTTAGTCATATCCAACACTGAAGAAAACCACGATTTAGAGGAATAATGATAGACATTTTTAAAACCGGCCGCTTTTAAAGTGTCGGCGAATTTCAAAGCATTGCTAGTCGCATTCGGACTGTTAACTGATTCGTAATCATTCACAAAAGATGTATTTTGCGCTAACTTCAATTCTTTGGCATAGTTCATAAAGTAAGTGGCCTCTTCCGCAGCTTCTTGGGGATTAGCGAACCAACTAAAATGGTAGACACTCACTTTTAACCCGGCTGCCTGGGCATTTGCA
This DNA window, taken from Latilactobacillus sakei, encodes the following:
- a CDS encoding cell wall hydrolase, which encodes MYATNQTGSSGAITHTIINENNNHALGDLIKQNGPAYFADESGISAAETGRPAKDFIDISSNNGSISKDEFQLMKNQYGIKGVIVKLTEGDSYRNPLAPEQIANAQAAGLKVSVYHFSWFANPQEAAEEATYFMNYAKELKLAQNTSFVNDYESVNSPNATSNALKFADTLKAAGFKNVYHYSSKSWFSSVLDMTKLGAKTCWVAEWPLNPSNDQLLHTGNASWQWASDLYFPELGRTRQFDISTDYLNAFS